One genomic window of Gossypium hirsutum isolate 1008001.06 chromosome D11, Gossypium_hirsutum_v2.1, whole genome shotgun sequence includes the following:
- the LOC107911120 gene encoding uncharacterized protein: MINLENFLRSQVALARQSAITNLMNSQLKIGTPVKEHLLKLMGFFAKVEDNGAELDVNLQIEIVFKSLTKEFAGFRAAYNFGNKALTFTQLMKESQSYEFMQNGYEPVQEKPKANLAVRLSSSKGKQKPKGKNKQTKSLVPPRVDRKKAKKSKDPKKIKCFLCNRKGHFK, from the coding sequence ATGATAAATTTGGAGAATTTTCTCAGAAGCCAAGTCGCATTGGCTCGACAATccgctattacaaatttgatgaattctcAACTGAAAATCGGTACTCCGGTCAAAGAACATTTGCTTAAGCTTATGGGATTCTTTGCGAAAGTGGAGGACAATGGTGCTGAACTGGATGTGAACTTGcaaattgaaatagtgttcaaatccttaaCCAAAGAGTTTGCAGGTTTTAGGGCCGCTTACAACTTCGGGAACAAGGCGCTTACCTTTACTCAGCTCATGAAGGAATCACAATCCTATGAGTTTATGCAAAATGGTTATGAGCCAGTTCAGGAGAAACCTAAGGCAAACTTAGCTGTGCGTCTTTCATCCTCTAAGGGGAAACAGAAACCTAAGGGAAAGAATAAACAGACTAAATCTTTAGTTCCACCTCGTGTGGATAGGAAGAAGGCTAAGAAGTCAAAAgatcctaaaaagatcaaatgttttcTCTGCAATAGGAAAGGGCATTTCAAATAA